In Candidatus Eisenbacteria bacterium, the genomic window GGTGACGACCCGCCCGAGCGTCAGGTTCCGCGCGTTCAGGCGGACCGGGTCCACTTCGACCCAGATCTCGCGCTCTTCCAAGCCGGAAACCTGGATCTTCGCCACGCTGCTCAGGCGTTCGATTTCGTCGGTGAGTTCGTCGGCGATGCGCGCCGCCACCTCCGGGTCTCCGTCGGAGGTGACCCCCACGGAGACGACGGGAACGAAGTCGTCGGAACCGAAGTCCTCGATCACCGCGTCTTCCGTTTCGTCGGGGATCTCGGCGTTGTCCACCTGCAGGCGCACCTCCTGCATCTTGGTGGTGAACTCCGCGTCGGACATGTCGTCGAACTTGACCAGGCAGAAGCCCCACCCCTCGCCGGCGGAGGACTGGATCTCCGAGACCTTGTCGATCTTGTCCAACTCTTTCTCGACCGGGATCAGCACCAGGTCCTCCACCTCCTGCGGCGACGCGCCGGGGTAGGGGATGGTGACGAAGACCCAGTTGAAGCTGATGTTCGGGTTCAGCTCTTGGGGCATGCCGAAAAGCGCGAAGAGCCCGCCCACCACGATGCCGATCATCAGCAGGTTGACCAGCACCGGTTGGCCGACGGAGAAACGGGGGAGGCCTTTCATGACCCGCTCTCCTCGCGGATGATCCGCCCGTCGTGTTCCGCCTCGATCCTGACCGGCATGCCGTCGCGGAGGTTTTGCATCCCCACGACGATGACCCGTTCACCCGGCGCGAGGCCCTCGTCGATCACGATCATCCCGTCGATCATCGGACCGGCGCGCACTTCCCGCCCGTGCGCGACCCCGTCTTTTTCGACGAAAAGATACGCGCCGCCGGAGCGGCGGAAGACCGTCTCCCGCGGGACGGCGATCACGCTCTCCCGGCGGTCGAGGGTCAGCTCGGCGCGAACCACCACCCCGTCGCGGAGCGGGCGGTCCGGCGGGTTGGGAAGAATCACTTCCACGGAGAAGGTGCGCGTCGCCTCGTCCGCCTCGGGGGCGATGGAGCGGATTCGTCCCGAGAAGGAGCGCATCCCCATCGCCTCGGCGGTGACGCGGACCGCGGCGTCGGGACGGAGCCGGGCCACGTCGGTCTGGGAGACGCCGAGCCGAAGCCGGAGGGAATCGATGTCGACGATCCGGAAGAGAGGGGTTCCCGGAGAGACGTAGGCGCCCGTGTCGGCGTAGCGCCGGGAGATCTCGCCGGCGATGGGAGCGTGCACGTCCGTCTTGCGCAGATCCCGCGCCGCCAGTTCCCGCGTCGCCCGCGCCGCCATCCGGTCCGCCCTCGCGGTCGTGCGCGCCATGCGGCTCGACTCGAAGGCCGCCCGCGAGATGTCGCCGCCGGCGAGGAGCGTCGAGTCCCGCTCGAAATCGTTCGCGGCGATCTCGTGGCGGGCTTCCGTCGCGAGGAGCGCCGCTTCCGCGTGGCGGAGGTTCTCCCGGGCCACCTCCTTGTCCACCGATGCGAGAATCTCGTCGCGCGCGACGCGGTCCCCCACGTCCCTACGGAGGGTCATCAGTTCGCCGCCCATCTCGCCGATCACGTCGACGGCGCGGATCGCCTCGAGCACGCCGGTCAGGACCGACGTTTCGCTCAGCGAGTCGGACCGGACCGCAAGCACCTCCACCGGCACCGCGGCGACGGGCTCCTCCGCCTGCTTCCCCTTTTCACAGCCGGCGAAGAGAAACGCCACCGGCAACAGCAGGCGCAACGCGCGCCCCGAGGTTCGAAGAAACCGCTTCATTCCGTTCTCCTCGCTCGCCCGCCGCCGGGCACCCGGCTCCGGCGCGGGACGGATCGTATTCTTCGCTCCACCTCCCGATGGGAGGGACGGGCGGTTCACGAGTTCAGGAGACCGAGGAGGTCTCCCGCGGCGTGGTGGTAGTCCGCGACGGCCGAAACCAGGTCGTAGTAGGCGGTGGTGTAAGACCCCTCCGCCTCCTGGAGGGCCAGGTTGGCGTCGATCCATTCCAGATTGGTCAGGCGGCCCAGCGCGAAGCTGTTCCGCTGGATTTCTCGGTTCCTCCGGGCGCTCGCCAGAGCCGCCTCCGCCGCCCGGAGTCTCTCCGCGGCGCTCCGAATCGATGTTCGGGCCGTCTCGGCGGAGAGGAGGAGAGCCCTCTTCGATTCCTCCGTTTCCTCTCGGGCCTGCCGCGCTTGGGCTCTCGTCATCCGGTGCTCGGAGAGGTTCGAGAAACCGGTGAAGATCGGCAGATTGAGCGCCGCCGTTGCGTACCAGGCCTTCTCCCCGTCCAGCTCAGGCGATTCGTTGTTCTGCCAGCCGTAGGAGCCGGACACGGTGACGCTGGGGAGGAAGTTGGTCACGCTCTGCCGGTGCCGGATGTCGGCGAGCCTGCGGCTCTGCTCCAGCATTCGGAGCCGCGGATCGCCCGCGATCACCTCCGCGAGAGGGCGCGAGAGAAAACGCTCCCATTCCTCCGTGGTCATGCCGCGGAAGCTCCCGATCCGCTCCGCGAGGAGCGCGGGCAGAGTGGTGTCCGGGTCGACGGCTCCCATGGGATCCGCGCCGAGCCGGACCTCGAGGGCGAGGGCCGCGACGCGACGGCCGCTTCGCTGTTCCGCCAAGAGGCCGCTCTGGCGCGCCTCCTCGACTCGCCAGCGAAGCACATCCGCCTCGGCGTAGCGGCCGACCCGGAAGAGGCGCTCCGCGAGGGCGAGGTTCTCGCGTGCCTGCAGAAGATTGCGTTCCCGGAGATCCAGAAGCGCGTCGGTCCGGAGAAGGTCCAGATAGGCGGTCACCGTGGCGTGCACGGTTTCCAGGCGCGCCGCTTCCCGGTCCCAATAGGCGGCGTCCTTCGACGCGCCGGCGAGGGAAACGCCGTTCCAGACCGCCGGCTGGAAAAGGAGAAGTTGGCCGTCCACCGAGCTTTCGTAGCCGTGGCGGAAGACGGTCTGCGGGATCTCGATCGTAAAGGGCTGAAGTTGTCCCGTGCTGTCCGGGAAGAACATGGTGATCTCCCGGCCGATCGCGTTCGCCCTTCTCACCGTTTCGTCGTCCAACCTCGTGTAGGAGGAACGGACCGAAAGGGAGGGGAGGAGCTGCGCCTTCGCCTGGCGGTGCGCCCAGACCGCGGCTCGGTGGGCGTACCCCTTGGCGGCGAGGGCGTGGTTCCGGGCGAGCGCCCCGTTCACCGCCTCCTCCAAGGTGATTTCGTCCGCGCGCGCCGCGGCGGGGAGGGCCGCGACCGCGGCGGCGGCGAGGAGGATCACGAGGACGGCCCGCCGCCCTTTCCCCTTATCTCGATTCATCGGAACGTCCTCCCGTCTCTTCGAAATAACGGGGTCTCCCGCGCATCAGATCGATCAGCCGGCGGCACACATCGATTTCCACCCGAAAGTGGAACATGCCTGCTTCACACATCAAGACGATGTGGGGGGGCATACCAGGATCCGAAGTGCACTTCTGCTCATCCTCGATCAGGGTCTCTATCCGCCGGATTCTCTCCTCCAGGAGCGCGGCGATCTCTTCCTCGGGGAGGCTCTCCATGAAGCTGACCGCGACATAGAAGAGCCGGTCCTCGGGGCCGACATAGACGAGGCTCGCGCGGAGGTGCTCCTGGAGCAAGTCGCGTCCCCTGTCGGTGATGTGATACACGGTCCTCTCGGGGGCTTTTCCCTCCCGCTCGGTGGTGACCGATACGGCGCCCTTCTTGGCGAGGCGGCCGAGGGTGTTGTAGATCGACGAGGGGGAGAGGTTCGCCCAATGCTCCAGTCCCATCTGCTGGACGATCTGATTGATCCGATAGCCGTGCATCGGTTCCCTGCCGACCAAGCCTAGGGCGGCCATTTCGTTTCTTCCGGGCACCTTCACGCGCCTCTCTCCTTAGTTGTTCCAGATTGGTCCACTCCAACCCGCAATGATCATAATTGGAATAGTACGACAAGTATTATAACAAGGTCAATTAGAAAAATCGGGACCGGGGAAAAATCCTATAACGCCATGTTATTGATGTGGTTGGTTTGGGTTGGGCTCTCTTCCCCTCCATGAAAAGAGGGGCTCGATGGAAGAAAAGCGGCCCCGGACGGTGCCGGGGCCGTGCGGTAACGTGTTTCCGGTAAGAGCCTCTCGGTCTAACGGACGAGCGTGATCCTGGCGCGGTCGATTCGATCTCCCGCCCGGAGACGGAGGAAGTAGATCCCCGAGCCGGCCTCGGCGCCGGTCCCGGTCCGTCCATCCCAGACGCTCTCGTATGTTCCCTCGGCGGCTTCCCCCCGGAAGAGGGTGCGCACCAGGCGCCCGCTCACGTCATAGACGTCGAGGGCCGCCGGGCCCGCGGCTTCCATGCTCCAAGAGATGGCCGTTCGCGGGTTGAAGGGGTTGGGCCGGCAGGCGGCGATGCCGAAGCCGGCCGAGGAGGGCGCCCCGCCGGTCACTCCTGTGGAGATTGCTCCGGCGTCCTTGGGCACGAAGCGGATCGCCCGGCCTCCGGTCACCGTCGCCGCCCCCTCCCGGTACCACCTCGCGTAGGTGATCAGCACGCCGTCGGTCTGATCCCGGTTCTCGATCCCCACGGTGGCGTGGTTGTCGATGGGATCGTAGTTGGTGATCGTCTGGTAGCGGAACTCGATCGGCCCGTCGCCCGTTTCGGTGGCGTGCCAGGCCGGGTCGTAAAGGACCGCCTCGAAAGTCTCCAGGCTGGCGCCGTAGTCTTTCCGCATCCGGCTCCACTCCACGATCCACCGGTGGTTCGCCTCGTCGTGTTTCACGAAGATGCCGGAGTCGACGAAGCGGTACAGGTCGTCCCAGAAGACGGCGAGCATCGCGTCCGGCCCCATGGCGGAAGGGATGGTCCAGTTGCGGTAGGTCCACTGCGGCGTGTAGCCCATGCTGAGCCAACCGTTCGAGCAGACCGAGACCTGGTCGTACTCCTCGCCGTAATAGCGGAAGGTGAAGGGGAGGTCGACCAGCTTGACGGCGTCCTGATAGTCGTCGAAATCGTTGATGTAGAGCTGCTCGCCGTCGCCGCCGTAGCTGGGGTCGATCTCGATCCAGCCGGCGATCGGCGCGTCGGGGTATCCGGTGTCCGTGTCGTCATAGGCGAGATAGCCGTAGCCGTCCGGTCCGACCGGATCCGACGTGTTCCTCTCTCCCACGGTCACGGGGAAGAAGACCGTGTCTCTGAGCCCGCCCGAGAAGAGGAGGTCGAGGGCGAGCATCGCCGACGCGCCGTTGTGGAGCGACGGGTCGGCGTGGATCGAAAATCGGTCCTCGTCGTTGTCGCCGCCGCCTTCCGAAGGGATGTCGCCGAATAGCGCATCGCCGTCGATCACGGAGATCCCCGCGGCGAGCGAGCGGAGAGAGGCGCTCACGCCGGTCGCCCCCTCCTCGCCCGGGTTGTGGAGGGTGACGATCATTTCCGCCGTTTCCCCGGGGTCGAGGCGTCCGTCGGCGCCGTCGTCGAAGGCGTGCGACTGGGCGATGAACTCGGCCCCGTCGACCGTCAGCTCGAAGAGCGAGCGCCAGGGGCCTCCGCCGTCGGAAGTCACGTCGAGGGCGAAACGGAACGTGCGGCCGCTCGGACAGCCCGGATCGACGGAGAGGTCGAAACCCCCCGCGCCCCAGGCGTCGCCGCCGCCGGGGATGTCGCCGTAGGCGCGCTCGGCGTCGTCGATGGAGAGGAAAGGATCCTCCGTGGAGAGGATGGCGGTCACGCCGCCGGCGGACGCGGCGCCGTAATTGTGGAGGCGAACGAGGAGCGAGGGGGTCTCGCCCGGATCGAGCCGGCTGTCGGCGTCTCCGCCTGCGTCGCCCACGACCGCTTCAACACTTGCTATGTGAAGGGTGTCGATCACGGCGATCGAACCGAGCGACGGAAGGAGATTGTGCCCGCTCACGGTGAGAAGCGCCTCGCCCGTGGTCGCGAACGCGACGGGAAGCTCCGCGCGACCTTCCGCGTCGGTCCACGCGACGGCGTGGGTTTCCTCGCCCTTCCAAACGCACACCTGCGCCCCCTCGACGGGACCGCCGCCGCCGCGGGTGACGACTACGGCCACCGCGTTCGCGCCGACGCCGGCGCGGGCGGGCGCATCAACGGAAAGCGATTCGGGGCGCGCGGTCCAAACGTCCACGGAGGGGTCCCCCATCAGGTTGTTCCAGTGCGACCAGATGACGGGAATGTTCGGCTCCGCGGGATCGTAGTTCAGGAACAGCTCCAGCTTACCGCGGGAGAGAGAGGCGCCCATGGTGTGCTGGCCGTCGCGGGTGAAGCCGCGCCAGATCCCTGTGAACATGCAGTTGTTGTAGCGCGTGTGCGTCCCCGGCGTGGCGGTGCCGATCGCGCCGATCCCCCCGCGGGGCGTGAAGGGGCTCGCCGTTCCGAAGCGGAGGAAACCTTCCGAGATGGAGGTTCCGTCGGCGAAGGACCCGGTCTGGCAGGTGAGGGCGACCACGAAGGGCATCTTCCAGCCGTTGGAGAGCGTGTAGGTGACGCCGTTGCTCCAGCCGCTCATGCCGCCGAAGCCGCGGTAGCCGAAGACCGATGCGCCCCCGTTGATCGAGTTGCGTATTTGACTCACGAAATTCCCCGACCAGACCGTGTCGATCTCCGTGTAGCCGATCTCCACCAGGTGTCGGGTGAGCCAGCGACCCACGTCGACCACGCTCCAACCGGAGTACGTGGGGTCGCCCACGACCAGCCCGTGGGAGAACCACTCCGGATCGTCGATCCACGGCGCGGTTTCGTAGTCGAGGATCTTGTTCACGATGATGGAGAGGTCGTTCATCGACACGAAGGAGAGGCGGCCGATGTGCACGTCCGGCAGGACGTCGTCGCCGTCGAGTTGCGTGTAGGGATGGTCCCCTTCGCCGTGATACCCGCTCAGGTTTTCGTACCAGGTGGGGATCACGTAGTCGCTGTATCCGGCGTCGCCGACGAGTGTGACGTATTCGAGCGTCGAGGAGGGATCGTCGTAGACCGATTGGATCGTCTCTTTCACCGCCGCGGCGGTCGCGCCGGCGCCGACGACGGAAAGGATCACTCCGGCCCCCTTACGCGCCCGCCAGTCGAGCCAGGGTTGCAGGGAATCCAGCACCGCCGGGTCGTCGGGGGCGATCACCAGATGGGCGCCGGCCCGGACCTCGCGCTCGGCGGCGGCGGTGCCGTATCCGAGGACCACGCTCCGGAGGAGGCGATCGATGGAGGGGGGGACGGGGGGCGCCGGAGACGTTGTTTTCGCCGCTGCGGAGGGGGCGAAGTCGATCTCCACGCGCATCCGCCGGGCGATCCGGAGCGTGCGCGCCTCCCCGTCGTAGAGGACGGGGCGGAGAAGAAGGGGGGCGACCGGAAAGCCGTGGATGGAGGCGGCGCCGCCCAAAACGGCGTTCGCGCCGGGCGAGCCCCATCCGCTCTTTCGCAACTCGACGATCCGATCTCCCTCCTCCTCGGGGATCGCGGCGAGTGTGACGTTCTCGATCGTCTCCTCGTCCATGCGCTCGGCGCGGACCGTCGCCGACGCGCCAACGGGGAGGGCGATCAGGCGCCGGAGCGCCGGAACGGCCGGGGCTCCCGGTCCTCCCTCGAAAGAGGCGCCCGCGAAAGAGGCGACACTCGTCTCGCGATCGCCGTCCCTGAGCGTCTCGATTCGGAGAGGAGGGATTTCGATCAGAAGGGTCATCCCCTCCGGGCCGGCGCGGAGCACCTCGAATCGGGGCTCGGGCGGCGGAACGGTCGTCGCGCCGGCGAGGACCGGCGCCAGAAGCAAAAGGGCGATAAGCGGAAGAAGAGGGAGGCCGGCGGCGATTCGGCGATGCATGTTCTCCTCCGTCGATGGCATGGCGTTTCCGGGGAGCGGAAGACGGACGATCCGGCCGGCGCGCTGTACTGTGGGAACGGGAGCCGCGACGGGGGCCGGGGTGGGTCTTGATTGTCCTAATTATACCACGGACGGGCGCGGATGAGGAGGGGGGAAGGGGCGCGAAAGGAATCGGGGACACAACACGAAAGAGCGTTCCATTCGCATTGTGTCCCCGAAAAAGACGGCTCCCCTACGGTTCGGTGAAGGTCGGCTCCGTCGGTTCGGCGATCGCGTAGTCCCGTTCCCACCCCTCGTGCTGGAGCACGATCCTCTCGATGGCGATCTCGGGGCTGTTCGCGTCGAGACCGGTGAGGGCGCTGTAGTCGGAAGGCCAGCAGCGATAGATCTTGAAAGCCATCGCCATCTGCCCCGCTTCGTTGTACAGCTCGATCACGACGTCCTTGCGAAAATCGCCGAGAGAGGCCTCGCTCCCCAGCCCGGATCCGTAATTCCACACCTTGTTCGCCCATGTCTCGAAGGCGGTGTCGTGGGTTCGCCCGCGCTCCAGGACGATCGGCTCATAGACGGTTTGCCCCGGTGAGCGGTGGAAGGTGCTCGGATCGCCCCCCTTCCGGTTGGTGGTCACCTCGGTGGTGCGGGTAAGACCACTCACGAAAAGGACGCCGGGCACGTACTTGCCGTCCCATTTCACGCGAAACTTGAACTGTTTGTATGGATCCTGCCGGTAGGCGTTCACCGCGAACTCGGTCGCGTCGCTCCGGTCCGCCGGGGCGAGCGTGAGGACGATACCGGCCAGGATTCCGCAAATCAGGATCTTTCGGAACATGTCGCGCACTCCTCCCTTGGGGCGGTCACCGTTGCCGGACCGGTTCCGGCGCCACGATGTCGGCGTCTCTCTCCCATCCTTCGTGCTGAAGCACGAGCCGCTCTTTCGCGGGCTCCAAGCCGTTTCCCTCCATCGCCGTTACCGCGGCATAGTCGGAGGGCCAGCAGCGGTACACCCGGTACGCGATCACGGCGCGGCCGTCGTCGTCGAGCAGTTCGATGCGTATGTCCTTTCGGAAGTCCCCCAGAGAGACTTCGGCGCCGAGGCCCGCCCCGAAGTTCCACACCTTGTTCGCCCACCGCTCGAACTCCGCATCCGCGCCGCGGCAGCGCTCGAGGACGATCGGCTCGTAGGCGGTCACGCCCGGCGCCCGCCGGACGGCGCTCGGATCGCCCCCCTTGCGGGCGGTCACCACCTCCGTCGTTCGCCGAAGACCGCTGATCGACAGAATCCCGTCGATCGCCTTCCCGTCCCAATAGACCCGGTAGGTGTAGAGACCCCCGGGACAGATCGGGAACCCATTGGCGAACGCGCTCCCGGCGCCCGGCCGGCCGGCCGGCGCCAGAACAAGGAGGACTGTGGCGATGGCCGCGATTCTCGCGAATCGGTTCATGTCCACCTCCTGTCGGTTGTCCGGAAACCAATAGAGAGGATCGGGAGAGGAATGGCAAGGCGAAAAGGGGGGAAAAAATACGTGAAGGCGGAAATCCGGCCTCACCCTTTGCCCACCAAAAGGAAAGAGGCTCTCGTCCGCCTTCACGAAAGTCGCCCGCCGGAATGATCGGATCGCCGTTTCGGCCGTTCGGCCTCCCGGACCTCCGGCGCCCCTCCGCCGTTCCGGTCCCGGAGCGTCGGGCGTCCCGTACGCTCCTCTCATCCGACTGCGCCCCCAATATACCCCGCCCCCGCCATTCGATGCCTCCCGAGCGGGCTACCGTTCTCTTACGGTTTTCGGGCTGCGATTCCGCTCGTTTTTTTTATTGTTAATGGCTGCAATGGATTGGCTTGATATCGGGGCGTCGTAAGGTATCCCAAACCTTTGCAATCCGCAGATGTCCCCCCGATCGTTCCCGAAATCGGGGTCGCCATCGGGATCGGGATCGCAATCGAACCGCCTTTCCCTCTCCACCCCCGCCCCTCCTTCCGAGGCGCGGTTCGGATGGTTTTCCGCGTCCTCCTTCCGCATGCTCCGCCGCCCATGTTCGCCCGGGGCGCCGCCGGACGGTTGTCCTTCGCGCCGGGCCGCGAAAGGGAGCCCGGCGCCCCCGTCCTCATTCTTGTTAATACCTCCGGAAACCGGATTCGTCTGAAGGTTAGGCCGTTCTCCCGATAAGGACTGGAGGGATCACGAACCATGAAGTGTGTTCTACGGTTTGTCCGCGTCTTTTTCCCGGCCGGCGTGTTTTGCATCGGAGCCTTGATCGGCTTCGCGAACGCCGGCACGGATTCAACGCTCGAAGCGCCCGCCTTCCCCGTGGAGCATGGTCCCTGGCCGGTAGGCTACCGGACGGCGCTCACCTACGACGCCGGCCGGAGCTTCGGCGCCCGCGCCGAGGTTGGCGGCGCCGTACATCCGGATCTCCGCTCGCGGCCCGTGCGGATCCATCTGTGGTATCCGGCCGTGGCGGGAACGTCTCCCGCGATGCGATACGGCGATTTCGTCCTGGCCGCCGATCCTCTGGGTGAGCGGTCGCATGCCGAGGATGCGAAGGTTCTCGCCGCGTACAAAGCGCGCATGCTCGAACGCGGAGTGGAGGAAGCGCGCCTCGACGCGCTCCTCGCGGCGCCGACCCGCGCCCGCCGGGACGCGGCGCCCGAACGAGGTCCCTTCCCGCTCATCGTCTACGCCCCCAGCATCAATGCGGATTCCTACGAGAACGCCCTCTTCTTCGAGTATTTGGCCGGTCACGGCTTCGTCGTCGCTTCGTCCGCCTGTATTGGCGCCGAAGAACCGGAAGTGGGGCGCGACCTCCGAGGGGCGCTCGCGCAACTCGGCGATGTGCGGCACGTGCTGCGATCGGTATCCGGGGAGCGATTCGTCGATGCGAATCACGTCGGCCTCATGGGTTTCAGCTGGGGCGGGACCAGCGTGCTGCTCCTGGCCCTCCAGCACGCGGGGATCGACGCCGTCGTCACCCTCGACGGAGGTTACGCCTTTCCCCGATACCGGAGTATCCCGGAGGCCACGCCGTGGTGGGCGCCGCGCGATCTGCGGGCGGCTTTTCTGCATTTCACGTTGCTCGATGATGATCGCGATCTCTCCTTCGCCGCCCGGAGCCTCTACGCGGATACGTGGGGCCGCCGCGTGCCCGGTTTCCGGCACGCGGACTTCGCGACCGACGCGATCCTCAAGCGACGATGGGCGGCCGCGGATTCTCTGGCGGCGGTCTTGATGAAGGAGCACGCGGCGATCCAGCGCTCGGTCCTCGCCTTCTTCGGCGCCTACCTCGAAAAAGACGGCGCGGCGGCGGATCGGTTGAAAGACGAAGTGCCCCGCGGCGCCGCGACGGGATGGAACGTTCGGCCGGCGCTTCCGGCGCCGCCGCCGGCCGCGCAGTTCGACGAGATCATCGCGGAGCAAGGTGTGGACGCGGCGGTGGCTCGATTCCATGAGGCGCGCCGTCTCGATCCCGAGGTCGTCATCTTCGGGGAGAATCGCCTCCTGCGCTATGCGGTGGAGTGGGGTCCGGAACGCGCCGAGGACATGTGGAAGCTTCTCGTCATCAACAACGAAGCATGGCCCCATTCGGCGGAGACGCACTACTGGATGGGCCAGGTCGAACTGGTCCGGGGCGACGAAGCCGCGGCGCGCGAGCGCCTCGAGACCGCGCTGCGACTCGATCCGGAACACGAGCGGGCGCGGAATCTTCTCGCCCGGATCACCGGCTCCGGAGGTTGACGCGAAGTCGAATGAGGCGGCGGGCGCGATTCTCGTTTCGAAGCTCGCGGAGCGCTCTCTCCCCGTTTCGAGAGAGAGACGGGGCCTTGTTGCCCGATTCCTCTTCGCCTCGATACCGGCGATCCATTTGACATCAAGATCTTCTCTGTCTATGATCCAAGCGACTCCCACCGTCGGATTCGGAGAATATTGCGTGCCTGTCCGACCCGTCTTCCCGCGCCGCGGAATACCGACCCATCCAGTGTTCGACAAGGGATAGCGTCCGCCGGCCGGCGGATCGGCCGCCCACCGCGCGGTGGAGGTCTTCGTCGACGTCGCAAGGGGGTAAGTGATGACCGGGCCTAAGGTAGAGATTTCGAGGGAAGAAGCGGCGGAGATCATCGCGCGGCTGAACCGAAAGCGCCGGATCCAGATCGTCGGTCTCGCCATCGCCGTGCTCGCGACCTTTCTGGCGCTTCTGTCGAGAGTC contains:
- a CDS encoding efflux RND transporter periplasmic adaptor subunit; the protein is MKRFLRTSGRALRLLLPVAFLFAGCEKGKQAEEPVAAVPVEVLAVRSDSLSETSVLTGVLEAIRAVDVIGEMGGELMTLRRDVGDRVARDEILASVDKEVARENLRHAEAALLATEARHEIAANDFERDSTLLAGGDISRAAFESSRMARTTARADRMAARATRELAARDLRKTDVHAPIAGEISRRYADTGAYVSPGTPLFRIVDIDSLRLRLGVSQTDVARLRPDAAVRVTAEAMGMRSFSGRIRSIAPEADEATRTFSVEVILPNPPDRPLRDGVVVRAELTLDRRESVIAVPRETVFRRSGGAYLFVEKDGVAHGREVRAGPMIDGMIVIDEGLAPGERVIVVGMQNLRDGMPVRIEAEHDGRIIREESGS
- a CDS encoding PadR family transcriptional regulator is translated as MKVPGRNEMAALGLVGREPMHGYRINQIVQQMGLEHWANLSPSSIYNTLGRLAKKGAVSVTTEREGKAPERTVYHITDRGRDLLQEHLRASLVYVGPEDRLFYVAVSFMESLPEEEIAALLEERIRRIETLIEDEQKCTSDPGMPPHIVLMCEAGMFHFRVEIDVCRRLIDLMRGRPRYFEETGGRSDESR
- a CDS encoding TolC family protein; the encoded protein is MNRDKGKGRRAVLVILLAAAAVAALPAAARADEITLEEAVNGALARNHALAAKGYAHRAAVWAHRQAKAQLLPSLSVRSSYTRLDDETVRRANAIGREITMFFPDSTGQLQPFTIEIPQTVFRHGYESSVDGQLLLFQPAVWNGVSLAGASKDAAYWDREAARLETVHATVTAYLDLLRTDALLDLRERNLLQARENLALAERLFRVGRYAEADVLRWRVEEARQSGLLAEQRSGRRVAALALEVRLGADPMGAVDPDTTLPALLAERIGSFRGMTTEEWERFLSRPLAEVIAGDPRLRMLEQSRRLADIRHRQSVTNFLPSVTVSGSYGWQNNESPELDGEKAWYATAALNLPIFTGFSNLSEHRMTRAQARQAREETEESKRALLLSAETARTSIRSAAERLRAAEAALASARRNREIQRNSFALGRLTNLEWIDANLALQEAEGSYTTAYYDLVSAVADYHHAAGDLLGLLNS
- a CDS encoding phage tail protein, with translation MFRKILICGILAGIVLTLAPADRSDATEFAVNAYRQDPYKQFKFRVKWDGKYVPGVLFVSGLTRTTEVTTNRKGGDPSTFHRSPGQTVYEPIVLERGRTHDTAFETWANKVWNYGSGLGSEASLGDFRKDVVIELYNEAGQMAMAFKIYRCWPSDYSALTGLDANSPEIAIERIVLQHEGWERDYAIAEPTEPTFTEP
- a CDS encoding phage tail protein, which produces MNRFARIAAIATVLLVLAPAGRPGAGSAFANGFPICPGGLYTYRVYWDGKAIDGILSISGLRRTTEVVTARKGGDPSAVRRAPGVTAYEPIVLERCRGADAEFERWANKVWNFGAGLGAEVSLGDFRKDIRIELLDDDGRAVIAYRVYRCWPSDYAAVTAMEGNGLEPAKERLVLQHEGWERDADIVAPEPVRQR
- a CDS encoding T9SS type A sorting domain-containing protein; translated protein: MHRRIAAGLPLLPLIALLLLAPVLAGATTVPPPEPRFEVLRAGPEGMTLLIEIPPLRIETLRDGDRETSVASFAGASFEGGPGAPAVPALRRLIALPVGASATVRAERMDEETIENVTLAAIPEEEGDRIVELRKSGWGSPGANAVLGGAASIHGFPVAPLLLRPVLYDGEARTLRIARRMRVEIDFAPSAAAKTTSPAPPVPPSIDRLLRSVVLGYGTAAAEREVRAGAHLVIAPDDPAVLDSLQPWLDWRARKGAGVILSVVGAGATAAAVKETIQSVYDDPSSTLEYVTLVGDAGYSDYVIPTWYENLSGYHGEGDHPYTQLDGDDVLPDVHIGRLSFVSMNDLSIIVNKILDYETAPWIDDPEWFSHGLVVGDPTYSGWSVVDVGRWLTRHLVEIGYTEIDTVWSGNFVSQIRNSINGGASVFGYRGFGGMSGWSNGVTYTLSNGWKMPFVVALTCQTGSFADGTSISEGFLRFGTASPFTPRGGIGAIGTATPGTHTRYNNCMFTGIWRGFTRDGQHTMGASLSRGKLELFLNYDPAEPNIPVIWSHWNNLMGDPSVDVWTARPESLSVDAPARAGVGANAVAVVVTRGGGGPVEGAQVCVWKGEETHAVAWTDAEGRAELPVAFATTGEALLTVSGHNLLPSLGSIAVIDTLHIASVEAVVGDAGGDADSRLDPGETPSLLVRLHNYGAASAGGVTAILSTEDPFLSIDDAERAYGDIPGGGDAWGAGGFDLSVDPGCPSGRTFRFALDVTSDGGGPWRSLFELTVDGAEFIAQSHAFDDGADGRLDPGETAEMIVTLHNPGEEGATGVSASLRSLAAGISVIDGDALFGDIPSEGGGDNDEDRFSIHADPSLHNGASAMLALDLLFSGGLRDTVFFPVTVGERNTSDPVGPDGYGYLAYDDTDTGYPDAPIAGWIEIDPSYGGDGEQLYINDFDDYQDAVKLVDLPFTFRYYGEEYDQVSVCSNGWLSMGYTPQWTYRNWTIPSAMGPDAMLAVFWDDLYRFVDSGIFVKHDEANHRWIVEWSRMRKDYGASLETFEAVLYDPAWHATETGDGPIEFRYQTITNYDPIDNHATVGIENRDQTDGVLITYARWYREGAATVTGGRAIRFVPKDAGAISTGVTGGAPSSAGFGIAACRPNPFNPRTAISWSMEAAGPAALDVYDVSGRLVRTLFRGEAAEGTYESVWDGRTGTGAEAGSGIYFLRLRAGDRIDRARITLVR